The following DNA comes from Microbacterium wangchenii.
GACGGCAGCGGGTGGAACCTCACTCCCCCGGCCTGCGCTCGCGCGTGTGGTGGGGCGCCGGAAACCGCGACACCGCCGCGTGGGCGGGACGGAGAGGCGTCAACCTGATGTCCTCGACCCTCCTGACCGAGGCCGATGGACGCGAGTTCGATCTGCTGCAGGCCGATCAGATCGACGCCTTCCGCTCCGCGTGGCGGGAGGCGGGGCACCCCGGCACGCCCCGCGTCTCGGTCAGCCGGTCGATCTTCCCCATCACGACGGCAGAGGACGCGCTGTACTTCGGTCGCGCGGGCGAGGAGGGCGGCATCGGCATGATCGACGGCTTCCAGGCGACCTTCGGCAAGACCTACGCCGCCGCTCCCGACGTGCTCATCGAGCAGCTGCAGCAGGACGCGGCGATCGCCGCCGCCGACACCCTCATGCTCACGATCCCCAGCCAGCTGGGCGTGGAGTTCAACCTCCGCGTCGCCGAGTCGTTCGCGAAGTACGTCGCCCCCTCCCTCGGCTGGAAGCCGACAGGGGAGAGCACGCGCGAAACCAGCCGCGTGTAAAAAATTCTTGACATGGATGCTGCGGCGTCCCATACTTCAGAGTGTCAAAGATTCTTGACACTCTGAGGGGGATGCCGTGGTCTACCAGGAACGCAACACGTGGTCGCAGCTCATCGTCACGCTCGTGGCCATGACGGTGTACATCATCGTGGTCCTGCAAGCGGCCGGCGGTGGACCGCTGACTGACGTCCTCTGGTGGCCGATCATGCTGTGGACGATCCTCGGCAGCATCGTCGGCTCGATCCTCCTCAGCATCGTGTGGGGCATGATCGCCGGTGCCCGCGACCCTGACGGGGTGGGCGTGGCCGACCTGCGCGACCGCGACATCGCGCACCTCGGCTCCCGGGTCGGCCAGGCCTTCATGGTCATCGCGGGGCTCGGCGTGATCGCGCTGTGCGCCCTCGAGGCATCCTGGTTCTGGATCGCGAACACCATGTTCTTCGGATTCGCCCTGTCGGCTCTCGTCGGCGGCATCGCCCAGGTCATCGCCTACCGCCGAGGACTGGCCTGATGGTCAAGCCCACGAAGGTGGTCAACGACATCCGGGCCCTGCGTGAAGCCGCGGGCCTCACCCAGGCCGAGCTCGCGCGCCGCATCGGCGTCACGCGGCAGACGCTCATCGCCATCGAACAGGGCAGGTACTCACCCACCCTGGAGCTGGCCTTCCAGATCGCCCGCGTGTTCGGGACCCCCCTCGACGCGGTGTTCCGCTACCCCGAGGAGGAGACCTCATGACCACGCACGCCACGGCCGTTCCCACCACCATGACCGCGTGGGCGCAGCACCGCTACGGCGACGCCGATGCCGTCGCCCCCGAAGACCTGCCGGTCCCCTCGCCGGGGCCCCATGACGTGCTCGTGCGCGTCCATGCCACCGGGCTCAACTCCGCCGACGCCCGCGTGATGCGCGGCGACCCGCTGATCCTGCGCCTGGTCTTCGGGTTGCGCCGCCCCCGGACCGCGGTGCAGGGCCGCGACATCGCCGGCGCCGTGGTCGCTGCAGGCGACGCCGTCACGACGCTGCAGGTGGGCGACGCGGTACTGGGCGAGACCACCGGCGGCGGTCTCGCGCCCTTCGTCGCCGTGCCCGCCGCTCGGCTCGTGCGCCGCCCCGAGGGTCTCGACGACCTCGTCGCAGCCACGCTGCCGATGGCCGGCGGCACGGCGTGGCAGGCGCTCGCGCTCGCCGGGATCGACGGCGATGCCGCCCGAGGCGCGCGCGTGCTGGTCGTGGGCGCCGGCGGCGGGGTGGGCCACTTCACCGTTCAGCTGGCGGCGCTCCGCGGAGCCGAGGTCACTGCGCTGGCGGGGCCCCGCGCCCTTCCGGTGGTCACGGCGCTCGGGGCCACGACCGGGCTCGAGCACCGGCGCACCGACCTGTCGCAGCTCGCGGCGGCATCCTTCGACGCCGTCGTGGTGATCGCCGGCGATCATCCCCTGCGCCACCTGCGCCGCCTCGTCGTCCCCGGCGGCACCGTGGTGCTCGTCAGCGGCGGCAGCCGCCCCGTGACCGGCCCGCTGGGGGTGATCCTGCGCGCCATGGTGCTGTCGATGTTCGGATCGCGGCGCCTGCGGCCGCTGGCAGCGACGGCGAAGCCGGAGATCACCGCGGAGCTCGCGCGCCTGGCCGCCGCGGGCGACATCACGCCGCACATCGAACGCGTGTGGCCGCAGACGCAGGCCCGTGCCGCGCTGGCCCACATCGACGCAGGGCACACGGTGGGCAAGGTGGTCGTGCAGGTGGGAATGTCGGAGGTACGTTCTAACCTCTTCCCATGAGCACAGATGCAACCCACTCGGCGGACGACGCCGACGCGGGGCTCGAGGCTCTCTGGGAGGACAACCCCGAGCTGGCCGGCGTGCTGGATCCGCTGGATCTCGTGACGGAGACATCGACGATGATGGCGGTGTTCGCCGCGCAGCGGTTCGAACGGGTCGAGGCGATGCATCGAACAGCGCTCACCGAGGTGACCACGTTCCGCGGCGCCAGCCCGGAGATCATCGAGCGCTCGCTGCGTCTGGAGCTTGCGGCGGCGCTCCAGATGACCGAGCATGCCGCAGACCAGCTCCTGATCACCGCCGAGGGGCTCGTCACCCGCTACCCCTCGATGCTTGACTCGCTGCACGGGGCGCGAACGACCGAGCGGCACGCAGAGGTGTTCGTCGAACTCGTCGACACCGTCGAGCCGGCGCTCCGCCCGCAGGTGGTTCCGCTGGCAGTGGAGCTGGCCGAGGCGCACCCGCTCGGCGCCTTTCGCCGCCTGCTGCGCAAGCTCGTGGAGACGGTCCGGGCGGCGACGCTCGAGCAACGCCACCGCGACGCGATCGCGCAGCGCCGAGTCGTTATCGAGCCGGCCGCCGACGGCATGGCGTGGCTCCTCATTCACCTGCCGGCTGTGGAAGCCCACGCCGTGCACAACCGTGTCACCGCCATGGCCAAGGTGCTGGCGGCAGAAGAGGGTGAGTCGCGCACGCTCGACCAGCTCCGCGCCGATGCCGTCGCCGACCTGCTCGTCGACGGGGTCGTCCGGCAGCATCCCACCGCCGCCCGTGGGATCCGCGCGACAGTCGCCGTCACCGTTCCGGCGATGGCGCTCCTCAGTGACGAACTGGCCGGGCAGAGCGAGCCGGCCGTCGTGGAGGGGGTCGGTCCCATCCCCATCGAGCAGGCACGGGAGCTGTGCGGCACCGCCGATAGCTGGATGCGGATCCTGACCCACCCCGAGACCGGGACGGTCCTCTCGGTGGGCCGCAAGAAGTACCGACCCCCCGCCCCGCTTCGGCGCCTGGTCCGCTGGCGAGCCGATCGATGTATGGGTCCGGGGTGCGCCATGCCTGCCGCCCGATGTCAGATCGATCATCAGGTCGCGTGGGAAGACGGCGGACGAACAGAGCTTTCCAACCTCGCCCCACTGTGCCAGGGCCACCACACCGTCAAGCATCACGGCGGGTGGGTGGTGCGACAGCTCGCCGGCGGTGCGATCGAGTGGATCTCACCCCTCGGCCGACGCTACGTCGAACAGCCCGAGCGACGGGTCCCGGTCTTCCGCGCCGCGTGAACCTGACTCCGCCTCCCGCCAGTCGGGTGACTCACAACCGGACACCTCTGACCCGATTGACATCAACAGCATCGATGACCGGTATAGCTAAATCACTCTGACGCATATCGCAGGGCGCTCATACGATGGCGACGAGGCACCCCCTCACCCACCCGACGACATCAAGGATGATGACCCTGGACAGCGACGCGACCGTGCGCACGCACGACAGAACGGCCCTCGCTCCCGCGCTGACGATCAGCGACGTCGGGATCGGATTCCGCGGCGTCCGCGCGCTCGACGACGTGAGCTTCGCCATCCCGCGCGGGGGGACGAGCGCGGTGATCGGCCCCAACGGAGCGGGCAAGACGACCCTCTTCAACTGCATCAGCGGCATCTACCGCCACGAGGGTGAGATCGCGCTGGCCGGACGCCCGATGAGCGACATGCCGGCGCAGGCGCGCGCGATCGCCGGCATCGCCCGCACATTCCAGACGCCCACGCTCCTGCCCGACCTCAATGTCTTCGAGAACGTGCTGCTGGGTGCGCACGGCGGGATGCGGGCGGGGATGTGGGCGGCCGCCCTGCGGATCGGCCGGGCGAGCCGCGAGGAGCGTGCCGTGCGGCTGGACGCGTGGGAGCTCATGGGCCCGCTCGGACTCCAGCCGCTGGCCCTGGCGCCCGTGAGCAGCCTGGCCCACGCGGATCGCCGACGCGTCGAGATCGCCCGCGCACTCCTGTCGCGTCCGCAGCTTCTGCTGCTGGACGAACCGGCCGCCGGCCTCAGCGCCGACGAGGCCGACGAGCTGCTCGGATTCATCGCCGAGTTCGGCGCCGCGTCCGACATGACGAGCCTGCTCGTCGAGCACGACGTGGGACTGGTCATGCGCGTCGCCCGGTTCGTCGCGGTGCTCGATGCCGGGCGACTGCTGGCATCCGGAGACCCCGCGACCGTCTCGGCCGATCCGCTCGTGATCGCCGCCTACCTGGGTGCCGACGCACCCGCCGACGGGGAGCTGCCATGACCATGCTCATCGCCGAGAACCTGCGCGCCCGCTACGGCGGCGTGCAGGTGCTCCACGGTGTGGACCTCGCGATCGAGGAAGGCGAGATCGTGGCGCTCCTCGGTGCGAACGGTGCGGGGAAGACGACGCTGCTGCGCGCCCTGTCGCGTCAGGTCGCGTCCTCCGGCGCGATCACGCTCGCCGGGACCCGCATCGACGGGCTGTCCACCGCCCGGGTCGCGCGCCTCGGCCTGGGTCATGTCCCGGAAGGTCGCGGCACATTCACCGAGCTCACCGTCGAGGAGAACCTGCGCCTGGGCGCTCTGGCCCGCCCGCGCAATCTGCGTGCGCGCACGGCGGCCGACCTGGACCTGATCTCCGAGACCTTCCCCGTCCTGCACGAGATGCGATCGCGTCAGGCCGGCGCGCTCTCCGGCGGCCAGGCCCAGATGCTCGCCGTCGCGCGGGCCCTTCTTGCGCGGCCCCGCCTGCTCCTGGTGGACGAACCGTCGCTGGGGCTTGCCCCGCTGACGACGCTGGAGCTGTTCAACCGTTTCCAGTCGCTGCGCGACGCATGGTCGCTCACCATCCTGCTCGCCGAGCAGAATGCCCGGCTGTCCCTGCGGATCGCCGACCGGGCGATCGTGCTCTCCCGCGGCAGCGTGGCGCTGGAGGGACCGGCCGCCGAATTGCAGGATCACGACGCCCTGCGCGCCGCCTATCTCGGCGACGCTCACTCCCCGGCGGCGACCTCCCCGTCTGAAGGAGCACTCGATGACTGAGTTCTTCCAGATCCTGCTCGACGGCCTCACGACCGGAACGGTCTACGCCGCCCTGGCACTCGCCCTCAGTGTGGTGTTCCAGGGCACCGGGATGCTGAACTTCGCCCAGGGCGAGCTGGCCGTCGTCGCGGCCTTCATCGCGTACACGGTGCTGCTGGGCGGGATCCCGCCGTGGCTGGCGATCCTCATCGCCGTCGCCGCATCCGCGGTGATCGGAGCTCTCCTGCACGTCGTCGTCGTCCGCTGGGTCGACACCCGCAACGAGGGCGTCCTGATGGCGATGGGCGTCGCGCTCCTCCTCGGTATCAGCGCTCTGGCGAGCATCATCTGGGGCACCGACCCGCGCAGCTTCCCGAGCCCCTTCGGGTCGGGCATCATCCAGTTCGCCGGGCTGCGGCTGACATACCAGCAGGCCGGCGGCGCGCTCCTGGTGATCGTGGCGATGGCCCTGACCGCACTGCTGTTCCAGAAGACGCCCATCGGACTGCGCCTGCGCGCCGTCGCGCAGAACGCCCCCTCCGCTGCGCTGCTCGGACTGTCCGCACCGGTGTGGCTCGCGCTCGGGTGGGCCGTCGCCGGTGCCGTCGGCGCCGTCGCGGGAGTGGTGGCCGCGCCGACGCTGGGACTGTCGCCGCAGATGATGAACTTCCCGCTGCTCATGGCGCTGTCCGCCGCGACCCTGGGCGGCCTCACCAGCCGCGTCGGGGCGGTCGTGGGCGGCCTCCTGATCGGCGTGGTGACAGCGTTCGCTGGCCGCTACATCCCGTTCCTCGGCGGCGACCTCAACATCGTCGTGGCGTTCGTCCTGATCGTGATCGTCCTTCTGATCAAGCCCGGCGGGCTCTTCGGAAGAGAACGGATGGTGCGCGCGTGACCCCTCCCGTCCCCTACCCCGCCGAGCGGCCGTGGTTCCGCACGCCCCGCGGGCTGGGCACCCTCGCCCTCCTGCTCGTCGGCGTGTGCATCCCCTTCCTGGTGAGCGACTACGACCTCTTCAACGCCACCCGGGTGCTCGCCATCGCCCTCGGCGTCGCCGGGCTCAACCTCCTCGTCGGCTTCTCCGGGCAGATCAGCGTCGGTCACGGCGCGATCTTCGGCATCGGCGGGTACACGACCATGCTGATGATGCTGAACCTCGACACGCCGTGGCCGCTCGCGCTCGTCAGCAGCGTCGGAGTCGGGCTGCTCGTGGGCGTCGTCATCGGGATCCCCGCCCTCAAGCTCGGCGGTCTCAACCTCGGTCTGTTCACGATCGCGATCGCCGCCGTCTTCCCCCTGCTGATGAGCAGGTTCAGCGACGTCACCGGCGGCACGGTCGGGCTCGCGCTGCCGACCTCTCCCTTCACGGCGACGGCCGGCCTCACCTCCGCCCAGCTCGGCTTCCTCTTCGCCCTGCTGGCGCTGGCCGGCACCCTGGGGCTCCTGCGCAACCTCACCACCGGGCGGTTCGGCCGCGCCTACGCGGCCGTGCGCACGAACCGGATCCTCGCGATGGCCAACGGCGTGCGCGTTCCTCAGCTGAAGCTCATCGCATTCGTCATCAGCGCCGCCGTGGCCGGATTCGGCGGCGGGATCCTCGTGCTCGTCCTGACGGTGGCGACCCCCGACAGTTATCTCCTGACGTTCTCGCTGATCCTGCTCATGGCCACCACCGTCGGGGGCAACCGGTCCTGGATCGGCGCGATCGTCGGCGCCGGCATCGTCGTCTACCTGCCCGATTTCGCCAGCGACATCCTGCCCGGTCAGGCCTCCGGCCAGTTCGCGCAGCTCATCTTCGCGGTGCTGCTGGCGGTGTGCCTCATCTTCGCGCCGGGCGGTCTCGCCGGCTGGAGCTCGTCGCTGGCACGGCGTGCGCGCGGGCTCGCCGTCCGGCGAGCGCCTGCGACCGAGTCCCCCGCCGCATCCGCGCACCCGGAACCGAAACCCGAATCACCACCCGCACTCACACGAAAGGAAGCGAATCGCTGATGAAGATGTCACGCCGAACTCGCCCCGCCCTCATCGCCGTCACCGCGGCGACCGCCCTCGCAATGCTGCTCGGGGGGTGCACCGGCCGGCAGGCCGCGACCGAGCCCGCCGAGGGCGCAGCCGACGACAGCCCCATCGTCATCGGCGCCAGCTGGCCGCAGAGCGGACCGCTGGCCGCCGCGGCCGCGGGCCTGCACGGCTTCCAGGCCTACATCGAAGCCACGAACGCCGACGGCGGCATCGACGGCCGGCAGATCGAGCTGGTCACCGCCGACGACGGCTACGACCCGGCCCGCCTGGCAGACAACCAGCGCAGCTTCGTCGAGAAGGACGGCGCCATCGCGGTGGTCAACTTCGGCGGCATCGCCGTCCCCGGCCGGCCGTACCTCAACGACAAGAAGGTCGCCCAGATCGCGCTGGCCGGGCAGACCCCGCTCAGCGACGTGGAGAACTTCCCGTACACGCGCGCCTTCTGGCCCGACGTGGCCTGGGAGGGCGAGCTGCACGCGCAGTGGCTGACCGAGAACGCACCCGACGCGGTCGTGGGGTTCATCGGCTTCAACAACGACCTGAGCGAGAGCCACATCGCCGGCCTGGAAGCCGGCGGCGTCACTCCGGCACAGGTCGCGACGGTTCCGCCCGGCACGGCCGACCTCAGCGCGCAGGTCAGCCAGTTCCAGGCGGCAGGCGTCGACACGGTCATCATCAACATCGGCGCGCCCACGATCGGCGCCGTCACGGCGTACATGCACGAGATCGGGTACGAGCCGACGCTCCTGCTGGCCGGCAACATGGCGGACTTCGTCACCGTGGTCGACCCGGCAGGGGCCGAGGCCGTGCGCGACGCCTACGCGTTCCACTGGGGCAAGGACCCGGCAGACCCGAAGAACGACGAGGACGAGGCGACGCAGGCGTTCGTCGCGGCCATGACCGAGCACGGCTACGAGAGCGACATCCGCCAGGCGCTGGCGTTCAACGGCTACGGCCTGGGCGCGGCGCTGGTCGAAGCCCTGAAGTCGGCGCCGGAGATGACGGCCGACGGCCTGCTGGAGGCATGGGACTCGCTGGCGGACACCCCGAACCCGTACCTGCAGGACGGCATGACCCTGGACGCCGGCTTCGGCGGGCGCCTGATCTTCGAGGTGCAGCTCACGCAGTTCGACGGGACCAGCTGGCAGCCGCAGGGCGAGCTGATCGACCTGCGCGAAGCGGGCATCGTCGACTGAGCCGCGACGCCGCCCCGCGCACGAGGCGCCCCGCACACGCGTGCGGGGCGCCTCGTCGTCGCGCCGATTCCGCGTCGCGGACGACGGGGTGCGGCGCGCCCGTCCTTCAGCTGCCGAAGTCGTCGGGGTCGACCTCGTCGAGGAACCGGCGGAGTTCATCCACCTCTTCCTCCTCGTCGACCTGGTCGGGGAGGTCGGTCACCGCTTCAGGGACACCCGCCTCGGCGAAGACCGGATCGGCGACCCAGATCGGCGCGTCCGTGCGTGAGGCCAGGGCGATGGCGTCGGAGGGCCGCGCGTCGATCACGCGGAGCCCGTGCGGTGTCGCGAGCGACACCTCCGCGTAGAAGGTGCCGCCGTCCACACGGGTCACCTCGACGCGTTCGACCGTGCCCTCCAGTGCATCCAGCAGTCGCACCATGAGGTCGTGGGCGAGCGGGCGGGGCGGGACCACGCCCTCCACGGCGACGAGGATCGCGGTGGCTTCCTGGGCTCCGATCCACACCGGGAGGATGGTGCCCGTCAGGGCCGAGGGGCCCAGGGGCTTGAGCAGGATGACGTGCTGCTGGGCGGAGTCCAGCGCGACCCCCGCCACGCGTACGCGGACCATGCTGCCCTCCTTGCCGTGGGTGGGATGCCCCTCAGCCTAGGGCCGGTGGCCGCATCCGTCACCGGGACCCGGCCGCGGCGGCCGTCACGAGCCGGAGCTGTCGGCTTTCGCCCCGCCCGCTTCGAGCACATCGCCGGCGGGCAGCTCCTGGTGGCCGCCGAACTGCATGCGCATGGCCGAGAGCACCTGGTTGGCGAAGTGGTCCTCGCCGCGCGAGGCGAACCGCTCGAACAGCGACGCCGCCAGCACGGGCGCCGGCACACCCACGTCCACTGCCGCCTTGACCGTCCAGCGTCCCTCACCCGAGTCCGACACCCGGCCA
Coding sequences within:
- a CDS encoding helix-turn-helix transcriptional regulator — encoded protein: MVKPTKVVNDIRALREAAGLTQAELARRIGVTRQTLIAIEQGRYSPTLELAFQIARVFGTPLDAVFRYPEEETS
- a CDS encoding LLM class flavin-dependent oxidoreductase; the encoded protein is MQRFGTLSFGRYGPLGRGRELTAADMLHQAVDLAQGMDELGVNGTYFRVHHFARQQASPMPLLAAIAARTRRIEVGTGVIDMRYENPLYLAEEAAAVDLLSDGRLALGVSRGSPETVVRGYEAFGYTGAQDPRGADLAREHFDLFLRAIEGEGLADRDPSSPFGGGVGRQRVEPHSPGLRSRVWWGAGNRDTAAWAGRRGVNLMSSTLLTEADGREFDLLQADQIDAFRSAWREAGHPGTPRVSVSRSIFPITTAEDALYFGRAGEEGGIGMIDGFQATFGKTYAAAPDVLIEQLQQDAAIAAADTLMLTIPSQLGVEFNLRVAESFAKYVAPSLGWKPTGESTRETSRV
- a CDS encoding branched-chain amino acid ABC transporter permease, producing the protein MTPPVPYPAERPWFRTPRGLGTLALLLVGVCIPFLVSDYDLFNATRVLAIALGVAGLNLLVGFSGQISVGHGAIFGIGGYTTMLMMLNLDTPWPLALVSSVGVGLLVGVVIGIPALKLGGLNLGLFTIAIAAVFPLLMSRFSDVTGGTVGLALPTSPFTATAGLTSAQLGFLFALLALAGTLGLLRNLTTGRFGRAYAAVRTNRILAMANGVRVPQLKLIAFVISAAVAGFGGGILVLVLTVATPDSYLLTFSLILLMATTVGGNRSWIGAIVGAGIVVYLPDFASDILPGQASGQFAQLIFAVLLAVCLIFAPGGLAGWSSSLARRARGLAVRRAPATESPAASAHPEPKPESPPALTRKEANR
- a CDS encoding NAD(P)-dependent alcohol dehydrogenase codes for the protein MTTHATAVPTTMTAWAQHRYGDADAVAPEDLPVPSPGPHDVLVRVHATGLNSADARVMRGDPLILRLVFGLRRPRTAVQGRDIAGAVVAAGDAVTTLQVGDAVLGETTGGGLAPFVAVPAARLVRRPEGLDDLVAATLPMAGGTAWQALALAGIDGDAARGARVLVVGAGGGVGHFTVQLAALRGAEVTALAGPRALPVVTALGATTGLEHRRTDLSQLAAASFDAVVVIAGDHPLRHLRRLVVPGGTVVLVSGGSRPVTGPLGVILRAMVLSMFGSRRLRPLAATAKPEITAELARLAAAGDITPHIERVWPQTQARAALAHIDAGHTVGKVVVQVGMSEVRSNLFP
- a CDS encoding ABC transporter ATP-binding protein, with the translated sequence MTMLIAENLRARYGGVQVLHGVDLAIEEGEIVALLGANGAGKTTLLRALSRQVASSGAITLAGTRIDGLSTARVARLGLGHVPEGRGTFTELTVEENLRLGALARPRNLRARTAADLDLISETFPVLHEMRSRQAGALSGGQAQMLAVARALLARPRLLLVDEPSLGLAPLTTLELFNRFQSLRDAWSLTILLAEQNARLSLRIADRAIVLSRGSVALEGPAAELQDHDALRAAYLGDAHSPAATSPSEGALDD
- a CDS encoding bifunctional nuclease family protein — its product is MVRVRVAGVALDSAQQHVILLKPLGPSALTGTILPVWIGAQEATAILVAVEGVVPPRPLAHDLMVRLLDALEGTVERVEVTRVDGGTFYAEVSLATPHGLRVIDARPSDAIALASRTDAPIWVADPVFAEAGVPEAVTDLPDQVDEEEEVDELRRFLDEVDPDDFGS
- a CDS encoding HNH endonuclease, whose amino-acid sequence is MSTDATHSADDADAGLEALWEDNPELAGVLDPLDLVTETSTMMAVFAAQRFERVEAMHRTALTEVTTFRGASPEIIERSLRLELAAALQMTEHAADQLLITAEGLVTRYPSMLDSLHGARTTERHAEVFVELVDTVEPALRPQVVPLAVELAEAHPLGAFRRLLRKLVETVRAATLEQRHRDAIAQRRVVIEPAADGMAWLLIHLPAVEAHAVHNRVTAMAKVLAAEEGESRTLDQLRADAVADLLVDGVVRQHPTAARGIRATVAVTVPAMALLSDELAGQSEPAVVEGVGPIPIEQARELCGTADSWMRILTHPETGTVLSVGRKKYRPPAPLRRLVRWRADRCMGPGCAMPAARCQIDHQVAWEDGGRTELSNLAPLCQGHHTVKHHGGWVVRQLAGGAIEWISPLGRRYVEQPERRVPVFRAA
- a CDS encoding branched-chain amino acid ABC transporter permease: MTEFFQILLDGLTTGTVYAALALALSVVFQGTGMLNFAQGELAVVAAFIAYTVLLGGIPPWLAILIAVAASAVIGALLHVVVVRWVDTRNEGVLMAMGVALLLGISALASIIWGTDPRSFPSPFGSGIIQFAGLRLTYQQAGGALLVIVAMALTALLFQKTPIGLRLRAVAQNAPSAALLGLSAPVWLALGWAVAGAVGAVAGVVAAPTLGLSPQMMNFPLLMALSAATLGGLTSRVGAVVGGLLIGVVTAFAGRYIPFLGGDLNIVVAFVLIVIVLLIKPGGLFGRERMVRA
- a CDS encoding ABC transporter substrate-binding protein gives rise to the protein MKMSRRTRPALIAVTAATALAMLLGGCTGRQAATEPAEGAADDSPIVIGASWPQSGPLAAAAAGLHGFQAYIEATNADGGIDGRQIELVTADDGYDPARLADNQRSFVEKDGAIAVVNFGGIAVPGRPYLNDKKVAQIALAGQTPLSDVENFPYTRAFWPDVAWEGELHAQWLTENAPDAVVGFIGFNNDLSESHIAGLEAGGVTPAQVATVPPGTADLSAQVSQFQAAGVDTVIINIGAPTIGAVTAYMHEIGYEPTLLLAGNMADFVTVVDPAGAEAVRDAYAFHWGKDPADPKNDEDEATQAFVAAMTEHGYESDIRQALAFNGYGLGAALVEALKSAPEMTADGLLEAWDSLADTPNPYLQDGMTLDAGFGGRLIFEVQLTQFDGTSWQPQGELIDLREAGIVD
- a CDS encoding ABC transporter ATP-binding protein — protein: MTLDSDATVRTHDRTALAPALTISDVGIGFRGVRALDDVSFAIPRGGTSAVIGPNGAGKTTLFNCISGIYRHEGEIALAGRPMSDMPAQARAIAGIARTFQTPTLLPDLNVFENVLLGAHGGMRAGMWAAALRIGRASREERAVRLDAWELMGPLGLQPLALAPVSSLAHADRRRVEIARALLSRPQLLLLDEPAAGLSADEADELLGFIAEFGAASDMTSLLVEHDVGLVMRVARFVAVLDAGRLLASGDPATVSADPLVIAAYLGADAPADGELP